A genomic window from Gymnodinialimonas ceratoperidinii includes:
- a CDS encoding DUF2842 domain-containing protein: protein MALSYKARKRWSLFILLVGLPLYIAAVWFVLSLLEGWNIWLQLLICLVLSFAWAFPLKAVFLGVGKADPDAPPED from the coding sequence ATGGCACTCAGCTACAAAGCCCGAAAGCGCTGGTCGCTCTTCATCCTGTTGGTGGGGCTTCCGCTCTACATCGCGGCGGTCTGGTTCGTCCTGAGCCTTCTGGAAGGCTGGAACATCTGGCTGCAGCTGCTCATCTGCCTCGTGCTGAGCTTCGCTTGGGCGTTCCCGCTGAAAGCCGTGTTCCTCGGGGTCGGCAAGGCGGACCCGGACGCGCCACCCGAAGATTGA
- a CDS encoding thiamine diphosphokinase, whose product MPLIYKDSVVLVGGAPVTGAVFDLVRKRADIFFAADGGADALLQFGVIPDAVIGDLDSLSEAGRGAIPAERIIEVSEQDSTDFEKALRGIKAPLVYAVGFTGARLDHGLAALHVLSRFSDRPVLLVGEEDVTVHLPARIVLDLDPGLRLSLFPLDAVTVGMSGLRWSFEALALHPLHKIGTSNEVSAPQVVLTSDAPGVMLIVPRAALGAVEDALLRADLHSPQT is encoded by the coding sequence ATGCCTCTGATATATAAAGATTCGGTTGTTCTGGTCGGGGGCGCGCCGGTGACCGGGGCGGTTTTTGATCTTGTGCGGAAGCGCGCCGACATTTTCTTCGCAGCCGATGGCGGGGCGGACGCCCTGCTGCAGTTCGGCGTGATTCCGGACGCCGTGATCGGCGATCTGGATTCGCTGTCAGAGGCGGGTCGCGGGGCCATTCCAGCGGAGCGGATCATCGAGGTGTCCGAGCAGGACAGCACCGATTTCGAGAAGGCCTTGCGCGGTATCAAAGCGCCGCTGGTCTATGCGGTGGGGTTCACCGGAGCGCGTCTGGATCACGGACTGGCGGCGCTCCACGTCCTGTCGCGGTTCAGCGATCGCCCCGTCCTGTTGGTGGGAGAGGAGGATGTGACCGTGCATCTGCCCGCCCGCATCGTGCTGGATCTTGATCCCGGTCTGCGCCTGTCCCTGTTTCCGCTGGATGCGGTCACCGTGGGCATGTCCGGGCTGCGCTGGTCCTTCGAGGCGCTGGCGCTGCATCCGTTGCACAAGATCGGCACCTCCAACGAGGTCAGCGCGCCGCAGGTGGTGCTGACCAGCGATGCGCCGGGCGTCATGCTGATCGTGCCCCGCGCGGCACTTGGCGCGGTGGAGGATGCCCTGCTGCGCGCGGATTTGCACTCGCCGCAGACGTAA
- the rpiA gene encoding ribose-5-phosphate isomerase RpiA — protein sequence MTAELSPIDKAKYVAARRAVEFVEDGMRVGLGTGSTAAWMVRCLGELVREEGMMITGVATSTRTADLAREVGVTVKTLDEVRWLDLTIDGTDEYDPNLNLIKGGGGALLHEKVVATASDQMIVIADPTKQVDTLGAFPLPVEIIPFGWQTTKALIEEMLSNLDVLGRSASLRLSGSEPFRTDEGNFILDLHLRRIAQPAQLSLVLNQIPGVVENGLFLDICDVLVIGNADGTVEVRDINNGTIEHERVDVIDTDNLFVEIRD from the coding sequence ATGACGGCCGAGCTTTCCCCGATCGACAAAGCAAAATACGTCGCCGCACGGCGCGCCGTTGAATTCGTGGAAGACGGCATGCGCGTGGGGCTCGGAACCGGCTCGACCGCCGCCTGGATGGTGCGCTGCCTTGGCGAATTGGTCCGCGAAGAGGGGATGATGATCACGGGCGTCGCCACTTCCACCCGCACGGCGGATCTGGCGCGCGAGGTCGGGGTGACGGTCAAGACCCTCGACGAGGTGCGCTGGTTGGACCTGACGATCGATGGAACCGACGAGTACGACCCGAACCTGAACCTGATCAAGGGTGGCGGCGGGGCCTTGCTGCACGAGAAGGTCGTGGCCACTGCGAGCGACCAGATGATTGTCATCGCCGACCCGACCAAGCAGGTCGATACCCTCGGCGCGTTCCCCCTGCCGGTGGAGATCATCCCCTTCGGCTGGCAGACCACCAAGGCGCTGATCGAGGAAATGCTGTCGAACCTCGACGTTCTGGGGCGCTCGGCGTCCCTGCGGCTGTCGGGCTCCGAGCCGTTCCGCACCGACGAGGGCAATTTCATCCTCGACCTGCACCTGCGCCGCATCGCGCAGCCGGCGCAGTTGAGCCTCGTGCTCAACCAGATCCCCGGCGTCGTGGAGAACGGCTTGTTCCTCGACATCTGCGACGTGTTGGTAATTGGCAATGCCGACGGCACGGTCGAGGTGCGCGACATCAACAATGGCACGATCGAACATGAGCGCGTGGACGTGATCGACACTGACAATCTGTTCGTCGAAATCCGCGACTGA
- the gor gene encoding glutathione-disulfide reductase translates to MSEFDYDLFVIGGGSGGVRAARVAAGGGAKVALAEESRMGGTCVIRGCVPKKLMVFASSYREGFSEARAYGWEVEDGEFKWPVFRERLHEELDRLEGVYRKMLDNSGVEVFDGRAVVTGAHSVKVGGKEKTAKHILVATGGRPVRPDKENAELGIVSDDLFDLDELPETMLIIGGGYIACEFACIMAGLGVEVTQYYRGAQILRGFDDEARGLISDMMMEQGIHLHLGSDIHEMNETDDGRIKVSSTAGQDETFDKVLFATGRAPNTKDMGLEEAGVKLGEGGEIVVDDYSQTDVPSIYAIGDVTNRVNLTPVAIREGMAFVETVFNGNPTPVDHDLIPSAIFTTPEYGTIGLTEEAAREQEAIEVYTTAFRPMQTAFAQKPWRVMMKLVVSQESRKILGCHIVAPNAGEMIQLAGIAVKMGATKEDFDRTVAVHPTMSEEIVTMREPIRTS, encoded by the coding sequence ATGTCCGAGTTTGACTATGATCTGTTCGTTATCGGAGGCGGCTCCGGCGGTGTGAGAGCGGCGCGGGTCGCCGCGGGTGGCGGGGCGAAGGTCGCGCTGGCGGAAGAGAGCCGCATGGGCGGCACCTGCGTGATCCGGGGCTGTGTGCCCAAGAAGCTGATGGTTTTCGCGTCGAGCTACCGCGAGGGCTTCTCGGAGGCGCGCGCCTATGGCTGGGAGGTCGAGGACGGCGAGTTCAAGTGGCCGGTGTTCCGCGAGCGTCTGCATGAGGAGTTGGACCGGCTCGAAGGCGTGTATCGCAAGATGCTGGACAACTCCGGCGTCGAGGTCTTCGACGGTCGCGCCGTGGTCACGGGCGCGCATTCGGTCAAGGTCGGCGGCAAGGAGAAGACCGCCAAGCATATCCTCGTTGCCACCGGCGGGCGCCCGGTGCGGCCGGACAAGGAGAATGCGGAGTTGGGGATCGTCTCGGACGATCTGTTTGACCTCGACGAACTGCCCGAGACGATGCTGATCATCGGCGGCGGCTATATCGCCTGCGAATTTGCCTGCATCATGGCGGGCCTCGGCGTGGAGGTGACGCAATACTACCGCGGCGCGCAAATCTTGCGGGGCTTCGATGACGAGGCGCGCGGCTTGATCTCGGACATGATGATGGAGCAGGGCATCCACCTGCACCTTGGCTCGGACATCCACGAGATGAACGAGACCGATGATGGGCGCATCAAGGTAAGCTCGACCGCCGGTCAGGACGAGACCTTCGACAAGGTCCTGTTTGCTACCGGGCGCGCGCCCAATACCAAGGACATGGGTCTGGAGGAGGCGGGCGTGAAGTTGGGCGAGGGCGGCGAGATCGTCGTCGACGACTACAGCCAGACCGATGTGCCGTCGATCTACGCCATCGGTGACGTGACCAATCGGGTCAACCTGACGCCTGTGGCGATCCGCGAGGGGATGGCCTTTGTCGAGACCGTGTTCAACGGCAACCCGACACCGGTGGATCACGACCTGATCCCCTCGGCGATCTTTACCACGCCGGAATACGGCACCATCGGGCTGACGGAAGAGGCGGCGCGCGAGCAGGAGGCGATCGAGGTCTACACGACGGCCTTCCGCCCGATGCAGACCGCTTTCGCGCAGAAGCCCTGGCGGGTGATGATGAAACTGGTGGTCAGCCAGGAGAGCCGCAAGATCCTCGGGTGTCACATCGTGGCGCCGAACGCGGGCGAGATGATACAGCTGGCGGGGATCGCGGTTAAGATGGGCGCGACCAAAGAGGATTTCGACCGTACGGTTGCAGTTCACCCGACGATGTCGGAAGAGATTGTAACGATGCGCGAGCCGATCCGGACGTCCTGA
- the hflK gene encoding FtsH protease activity modulator HflK — protein MAGNSGGPWGGGSNNGGSGGGGNRGTGGGNGNNTGPRRPGGEGQNIPELDDIMRKGQEQLRVLMGGRGGGTGGTGSGKEPINPRAMWIGGILLVALAWLYASFYSVQPGEQGVELFLGSEYRITGDGPHLAPWPLVTAEVISTEQERTEAIGNNRSGASDTGLMLTTDENIVDIDFDVVWNISNPADYLFNLRDPEATIRAVAESAMREIIAQSELAPILNRDRQLIGDQALALIQSTMDSYESGVNIIRINLDRADPPVEVIDAFREVQAAEQERDRLERTADAYSNRVTAGARGEAAQVLEEAEGYRARVVNEALGEASRFLAILQEYEVAPEVTRRRLYLETLERVLSDTDLVIIDGETGGASGVVPYLPLNELRRPSGDTETGGSN, from the coding sequence ATGGCGGGCAACAGCGGCGGACCTTGGGGTGGCGGCAGTAACAACGGCGGCAGTGGCGGCGGTGGAAACCGTGGCACCGGCGGCGGCAATGGCAACAACACCGGGCCCCGGCGGCCCGGCGGCGAGGGGCAGAACATCCCCGAGCTCGACGACATCATGCGCAAGGGGCAGGAACAGCTCCGTGTTCTCATGGGTGGCCGCGGCGGCGGCACCGGCGGCACGGGGTCCGGCAAGGAACCGATCAACCCGCGCGCGATGTGGATCGGTGGCATTCTGCTCGTCGCGTTGGCGTGGCTCTACGCGTCCTTCTACTCGGTCCAGCCGGGCGAGCAGGGGGTGGAGCTGTTCCTCGGCTCCGAATACCGCATCACCGGCGACGGCCCGCACCTTGCACCCTGGCCGCTGGTCACCGCCGAGGTCATCAGCACCGAGCAGGAGCGCACCGAAGCAATCGGCAACAACCGCTCGGGCGCGTCGGACACCGGGCTGATGCTGACCACGGACGAGAACATCGTCGACATCGACTTCGACGTGGTCTGGAACATCAGCAACCCCGCCGACTACCTGTTCAACCTGCGCGACCCGGAAGCCACGATCCGCGCGGTGGCGGAATCGGCCATGCGCGAGATCATCGCCCAGTCCGAGTTGGCACCGATCCTCAACCGTGACCGTCAACTGATCGGTGACCAGGCGCTCGCCCTGATCCAGTCCACGATGGACAGCTACGAATCCGGCGTGAACATCATCCGTATCAACCTCGACCGCGCCGACCCGCCGGTGGAGGTGATCGACGCCTTCCGCGAGGTGCAGGCCGCCGAGCAGGAGCGTGACCGTCTCGAGCGGACTGCCGATGCCTACTCCAACCGCGTCACCGCCGGTGCCCGTGGTGAGGCCGCACAGGTGCTGGAAGAAGCCGAGGGTTACCGTGCCCGCGTCGTCAACGAAGCCCTGGGTGAGGCCAGCCGCTTCCTCGCGATCCTTCAGGAATACGAAGTGGCGCCGGAAGTGACCCGTCGTCGCCTCTATCTCGAAACGCTGGAGCGGGTTCTTTCCGATACCGATCTGGTGATCATCGACGGCGAAACCGGCGGCGCCTCGGGCGTGGTGCCCTACCTGCCGCTGAACGAATTGCGTCGCCCGAGTGGCGATACCGAAACAGGGGGCTCGAACTGA
- the hflC gene encoding protease modulator HflC: MRRITFLIPAVVVVFGLLSSAIFVVDERERALVLQFGQIRQVINEPGLNFRIPIIQEVIYYEDRILSLDTAATEVTPSDDRRLVVDAFARYRITDTRVFNERVGSGGIRRADDLIEDILNDRIRAVLGADGVTSNTILSEERARLMTQITAQARARAASLGVQILDVRLKQTNLPAQNLDATFARMRAEREREAADEIARGEEAAQRIRATADRTVVELVSDARREAEITRGEADAERTRIFAEAFGQDTEFFDFTRSLTAYERALGANSSFVISPDSEFFEYFDGSALGGGNSLSPDPAE; the protein is encoded by the coding sequence ATGCGCCGTATTACCTTTCTCATCCCCGCGGTCGTGGTCGTCTTCGGCTTGTTGTCCTCGGCCATTTTCGTAGTCGACGAACGCGAGCGCGCGCTCGTGCTGCAGTTCGGCCAGATCCGGCAGGTGATCAACGAGCCGGGCCTGAACTTCCGCATCCCGATCATCCAGGAGGTGATCTACTACGAGGACCGGATCCTCTCGCTCGACACCGCTGCCACCGAGGTCACGCCCTCCGATGACCGGCGCCTCGTCGTGGACGCCTTCGCGCGTTACCGGATCACCGACACGCGGGTCTTCAACGAGCGTGTGGGCTCGGGCGGCATCCGCCGCGCCGATGACCTGATCGAGGACATTCTCAACGACCGTATCCGCGCGGTTCTGGGTGCCGACGGCGTCACCTCCAATACGATCCTCTCGGAGGAGCGTGCCCGGCTGATGACCCAGATCACGGCGCAGGCGCGGGCACGTGCGGCCTCCCTCGGGGTGCAGATCCTCGACGTGCGCCTGAAGCAGACCAACCTGCCGGCGCAGAACCTCGACGCCACCTTCGCCCGGATGCGGGCCGAGCGTGAACGCGAAGCCGCGGACGAGATCGCTCGCGGTGAAGAAGCCGCACAGCGTATCCGCGCGACGGCCGACCGTACCGTGGTGGAGCTTGTCTCGGACGCGCGCCGCGAGGCCGAGATCACCCGCGGTGAGGCCGATGCGGAACGGACCCGGATCTTCGCCGAAGCCTTCGGTCAGGACACCGAGTTCTTCGACTTCACCCGTTCGCTCACCGCCTACGAGCGCGCGCTGGGGGCAAATTCCAGCTTCGTGATCAGCCCTGACAGCGAGTTCTTCGAGTACTTCGATGGCTCGGCGCTTGGGGGCGGCAACTCGCTTTCGCCTGACCCGGCAGAGTGA
- a CDS encoding DUF2065 domain-containing protein: MWLAILMGLGMVLVIEGLVFALAPSRLEDLLRAMQAIPPETRRLIGLGAVAAGAVLTSWAISLL, from the coding sequence ATGTGGCTGGCAATATTGATGGGCCTTGGCATGGTCCTCGTGATCGAGGGGCTGGTGTTCGCACTGGCCCCTTCGCGTTTGGAAGACCTGCTGCGCGCGATGCAGGCGATCCCACCCGAGACCCGGCGGCTGATCGGGCTGGGCGCCGTGGCCGCCGGCGCGGTGCTGACCTCATGGGCGATCAGCCTGCTCTGA
- a CDS encoding Do family serine endopeptidase, whose protein sequence is MVAVALSALPARAQNATLPGFADLVDQVGDAVVNITTSSVVAGRAGPAPVVPEGSPLEDFFNDFLGPDGGNGPAPRRSQALGSGFVISEDGYLVTNNHVIEGADEIMIEFRSGVELPAELVGTDPNTDIALLRVQSDEPLPFVPFGLASDHRVGDWVMVMGNPLGQGFSVSVGVVSAFGRSLSGTYDDFIQTDAAINQGNSGGPLFNLDGEVIGVNTAILSPTGGSIGIGFAMSSDVVINVVDQLREFGETRRGWLGVRIQDVTPEMAGALGLEEARGAMVTDVPDGPALEGGIEVGDVILTFDGTDVEDTRGLVRVVGDSTVGETVRVMVFRDGGTETLRITLGRRETAESASAPQAPGETPEAPTAEVLGMTLTPLTDELRSELNAGNVTNGLVITQIDPISDAAEMGLQVGDIITEVTQMPVTTVAEFQLRIDAADEAGQETILLLIRRDGNPRFMALGIKD, encoded by the coding sequence ATGGTCGCCGTGGCTCTGTCTGCCTTGCCCGCCCGCGCCCAGAACGCGACCCTGCCGGGGTTCGCGGACCTCGTCGATCAGGTCGGCGACGCGGTGGTCAACATCACCACGTCTTCGGTCGTCGCAGGCCGCGCCGGACCCGCGCCGGTGGTGCCGGAAGGCTCGCCGCTGGAAGATTTCTTCAACGACTTTCTCGGACCCGACGGCGGCAACGGCCCCGCGCCACGCCGGAGCCAGGCTCTGGGGTCCGGCTTCGTGATTTCGGAAGACGGCTACCTTGTGACGAACAACCACGTCATCGAGGGCGCCGATGAGATCATGATCGAATTCCGCAGCGGCGTTGAACTGCCCGCCGAACTGGTGGGCACCGACCCCAACACCGACATCGCCCTGCTGCGCGTGCAAAGCGATGAGCCGCTGCCCTTCGTGCCCTTCGGCCTCGCCTCCGATCACCGCGTGGGCGATTGGGTGATGGTCATGGGCAACCCGCTGGGGCAGGGCTTCTCTGTCTCGGTCGGCGTGGTGTCGGCCTTCGGGCGCTCGCTCTCGGGCACCTATGACGACTTCATCCAGACCGATGCGGCGATCAACCAGGGTAACTCCGGCGGTCCGCTCTTCAACCTCGACGGCGAGGTGATCGGCGTGAACACCGCGATCCTGTCGCCGACCGGCGGCTCCATCGGTATCGGCTTCGCCATGTCCTCGGACGTGGTGATCAACGTGGTCGACCAGCTGCGTGAATTCGGCGAGACCCGCCGTGGCTGGCTTGGCGTGCGCATCCAGGACGTGACGCCCGAGATGGCCGGCGCCCTCGGTCTTGAAGAAGCACGCGGTGCCATGGTCACCGATGTGCCGGACGGCCCCGCCCTTGAAGGCGGTATCGAGGTCGGCGACGTGATCCTGACCTTCGACGGCACCGACGTGGAGGATACCCGCGGGTTGGTCCGCGTGGTGGGCGACAGCACGGTGGGCGAAACCGTCCGCGTGATGGTCTTCCGGGACGGCGGCACGGAAACGCTCCGCATCACCCTGGGTCGGCGTGAGACGGCGGAATCCGCCAGCGCGCCGCAGGCCCCCGGCGAAACGCCCGAGGCGCCCACGGCCGAGGTTCTGGGCATGACCCTCACCCCGCTGACCGATGAGCTGCGCTCGGAGTTGAACGCCGGCAACGTGACCAATGGCCTGGTCATCACCCAGATCGACCCGATCTCCGACGCGGCCGAGATGGGCCTGCAGGTGGGTGACATCATCACCGAGGTGACCCAGATGCCCGTGACCACCGTGGCGGAGTTCCAGCTGCGCATCGACGCCGCTGACGAGGCGGGACAGGAGACGATCCTCCTGCTGATCCGCCGCGACGGCAACCCGCGGTTCATGGCGCTCGGCATCAAGGACTGA
- a CDS encoding peptidoglycan-binding domain-containing protein codes for MHRSLILVALAGALGLAACQPTAPGDEDSFTSVITPSTNSGSGGVQVSRGVGPPGADPQSCYGREIQPAVIETVTEQIMAEPEQLDRDGNVRRPAVFVTATEQRIVEDRTETWFETPCAMEGNAEYIANLQRALAVRGHYTGAASGVMNRATVAAIRAYQQPQGLDSGVLSLAAARQLGLSVWDPELARN; via the coding sequence ATGCACAGATCTCTCATTCTGGTCGCCCTCGCCGGCGCCCTCGGCCTTGCCGCGTGTCAGCCGACCGCGCCGGGGGACGAGGACAGTTTCACATCGGTCATCACGCCCTCCACGAACTCCGGCTCGGGCGGCGTGCAGGTCTCTCGCGGGGTCGGGCCGCCGGGCGCCGATCCGCAGAGCTGCTATGGCCGGGAGATCCAGCCGGCGGTGATCGAGACGGTGACCGAGCAGATCATGGCCGAGCCCGAACAGCTGGACCGCGACGGCAACGTGCGCCGCCCCGCCGTCTTCGTCACCGCCACCGAGCAGCGAATCGTCGAGGACCGGACCGAGACGTGGTTCGAGACCCCCTGCGCGATGGAGGGCAACGCCGAGTATATCGCCAACCTGCAGCGCGCGCTGGCTGTTCGCGGGCATTACACCGGCGCGGCGAGCGGTGTCATGAACCGCGCGACCGTGGCCGCGATCCGCGCCTACCAGCAACCCCAAGGCCTCGACAGCGGGGTCCTGTCCCTCGCCGCCGCGCGGCAGTTGGGGCTCTCGGTTTGGGATCCGGAACTGGCGCGCAACTAG
- a CDS encoding OB-fold nucleic acid binding domain-containing protein, translating to MFCICSPMEPATRPPDWPRPPCCLPHHLLHLPSNGARITVAGLVLVRQRPGTAKGVIFITLEDEYGVCNVVVWKKLFEKYRRAVIAGRLLRVTGRIQREGDVTHVVAEHIEDISPMLDELLAQHAPSEKTA from the coding sequence ATGTTCTGTATTTGTTCACCCATGGAGCCCGCAACCCGCCCCCCGGATTGGCCACGCCCCCCGTGCTGCCTGCCGCATCATCTGTTGCATCTGCCGTCCAATGGCGCGCGGATCACGGTGGCGGGTCTCGTTCTGGTGCGCCAGCGGCCCGGCACCGCCAAGGGTGTGATCTTCATCACGCTGGAAGACGAATATGGCGTCTGCAACGTCGTGGTCTGGAAGAAACTGTTCGAGAAATACCGCCGGGCCGTGATCGCCGGTCGCTTGTTGCGGGTCACGGGCCGGATCCAGCGCGAGGGGGATGTGACCCATGTGGTGGCCGAGCATATCGAGGATATCTCGCCCATGCTTGATGAGTTGCTTGCACAACACGCGCCGTCGGAAAAAACCGCCTGA
- a CDS encoding 2Fe-2S iron-sulfur cluster-binding protein, whose amino-acid sequence MAKITYIEHNGTKHEVEVATGMTVMEGARDNAIPGIEADCGGACACSTCHVYVDPSWVGKLPEIDPMEEDMLEFAYEPDAERSRLTCQLKVTDDLDGLVVQMPEKQI is encoded by the coding sequence ATGGCTAAGATTACTTATATCGAACACAATGGCACGAAGCATGAAGTAGAGGTCGCAACCGGCATGACCGTGATGGAAGGCGCCCGCGACAACGCCATTCCCGGCATCGAAGCCGACTGCGGCGGGGCCTGCGCCTGCTCTACCTGCCATGTCTACGTCGACCCCTCCTGGGTCGGGAAGCTCCCCGAGATCGATCCGATGGAAGAGGACATGCTGGAGTTCGCGTACGAGCCCGACGCCGAGCGGTCGCGCCTGACCTGCCAGTTGAAGGTGACCGACGATCTGGACGGCCTCGTGGTGCAAATGCCCGAAAAGCAGATCTGA
- a CDS encoding FG-GAP repeat domain-containing protein translates to MAPRRLIRKVRARARGAWMGLCLGLAGAGAGAALGCTAPPHETTQMPETLSAPWPGPGGLLAWYDVPTTRYPHGVLGDAVEATQLHAYASDPAPLCATQSFELPPELVFEDTAPRLADLDGDGTPEIIVVQSHQRLGAQLAVYGVSPDGENLRQIAATPFIGRRNRWLAPIGAADLDGDGRMEIAYIDRPHLARVLRVWRFEGGALSEVAAIEGLTNHRIGEPFITGGLRDCGAGPELITANADWSRVIATTLEAGTLTTRSLGPFSQDAVTRAMACQD, encoded by the coding sequence ATGGCGCCGCGTCGGCTGATCCGCAAGGTGAGAGCACGCGCACGCGGCGCATGGATGGGCCTGTGTCTGGGGCTGGCGGGGGCAGGGGCAGGGGCAGCGCTTGGCTGCACCGCGCCGCCCCATGAGACCACGCAAATGCCTGAAACGCTCAGCGCGCCGTGGCCGGGCCCCGGCGGGCTTTTGGCGTGGTACGATGTCCCCACGACGCGCTATCCCCATGGCGTCCTGGGCGATGCAGTGGAAGCCACGCAGCTTCACGCCTATGCCTCGGATCCGGCGCCACTCTGCGCGACACAGTCATTCGAGCTGCCGCCCGAGCTGGTTTTCGAGGACACCGCGCCTCGGCTCGCGGACCTCGACGGGGACGGCACGCCCGAGATCATCGTGGTGCAAAGCCACCAACGCCTCGGCGCGCAGCTTGCCGTCTATGGCGTCTCGCCCGACGGCGAAAACCTCCGGCAGATCGCCGCGACACCCTTCATCGGCCGCCGCAATCGTTGGCTGGCGCCCATTGGCGCGGCGGATCTTGACGGCGACGGGCGCATGGAAATCGCCTACATCGACCGCCCGCACCTCGCACGCGTGCTTCGCGTCTGGCGGTTCGAGGGGGGCGCGCTGAGTGAAGTGGCCGCGATCGAAGGCCTCACCAACCACCGCATTGGCGAGCCCTTCATCACCGGCGGGCTGCGCGACTGCGGCGCCGGCCCCGAGCTGATCACCGCCAACGCCGATTGGAGCCGCGTGATCGCCACGACCTTGGAGGCAGGCACCCTTACCACCCGCAGCCTCGGACCCTTCAGCCAGGACGCCGTGACCCGCGCCATGGCCTGCCAAGACTGA